ATCCTTGGCCCCGCTGAACACGCCTGGACGTGCGTGCCGCCCCTGCCCCTGGAACTCGGACTGCTCCCCCCTCGCCTTTTGGCGATGCTGCGCGTACCGGTGGTAAGCTATGCGCTGCCCGCGCTCATCGCGATGGGACGGGCACGTGCCCGTCGCGCCCCGTACGGCCCGCAATGGCGGCGCGTCCTTCGCGAACGTCTCGCTCCCGCCCTGCTCCGTCACCTCGCCCGGCTGCAGCCTCGCACCGGCGGTTTTCTCGAAGCGGTACCGCTCACCGCGTTCGTCCTCATCGCGCTGCTGGAAAGTGGCGATGTTGATCACGCCGTCGTGCCGGCCGCAGTGCGCTTTCTGAATGAACTGCAGCGCCCCAACGGCGCCTGGCCAATCGATCGCGACTTAGCGCTCTGGCTCACCCACCAGGCCGCCTCACTGCTCGCCGCCGCCGACCCCACCGCCCGGCAATGGACCGCCGCGGAGCGTCACGCATTGGTGGAACAGATCCTGCGCTGGCAGCACCGAGAGCGCCATCCGTTCACCGGCGCGCTGCCCGGCGGCTGGTCCTGGACTGACCACGACGGCGGTGTGCCCGACGCCGACGACACCTCCGCCGCGCTGCTCGCACTGGCCGCACTCGCACCCAATAGCCCCGATGCCCAACAGGCCGCCGCAGCCGGCATCCAATGGCTCCTTCGACTTCAAAACGCCGACGGAGGACTGCCAACCTTCTGCCGAGGATGCAACCGGTTGCCGTTCGACCGGAGCTGCCCCGACATCACCGCTCATGCGCTGCGCGCCTTGGCAGCCTGGAGCGATCGCATGCGGCCACATCTCCGCCGGGCCATCCGTCGCGCGCGGCGCCAGGCGCTCGAATATCTCCGCCTCACCCAGACCGCCGAAGGCGCATGGATTCCGCTGTGGTTCGGCCATCCCGCAGCCCCTGACCACGCCAACCGCACCATTGGAACCGCGATGGTCCTCACCGCGCTGGCGACGGAACCGGAAAGCAGCCCCACCGAAATGCTCAGGGACCGTGCGGCGGCATATCTCGAGCGTACGCAGCGCCCCGATGGCGGATGGGGGGCGGACCGTGATCAGCCACCCTCCGTAGAGGAAACGGCCTGGGCGCTCACCGCGCTCGCAATGATCCCTCGTTGTCCAGAAGATTGCCTTTCACGGGGGCTTGCATGGCTCGAAGCCAAATGGACGCACGACCTTCCTCGACCAACGCCCGTG
This genomic window from Kiritimatiellia bacterium contains:
- a CDS encoding squalene--hopene cyclase codes for the protein MNAIPLAPRASALRDRLVRHLLQERDGAMWRGRLADSALATAIAAVALARTGAADGSSRADRALRWLAGHSNADGGWGDCADAPSNPAATLLVFAALQVLSPGHPSVGPAGQWLSRWLGGVLPDAAALSRAILRSYGDDRTFSVPILTFCAAAGILGPAEHAWTCVPPLPLELGLLPPRLLAMLRVPVVSYALPALIAMGRARARRAPYGPQWRRVLRERLAPALLRHLARLQPRTGGFLEAVPLTAFVLIALLESGDVDHAVVPAAVRFLNELQRPNGAWPIDRDLALWLTHQAASLLAAADPTARQWTAAERHALVEQILRWQHRERHPFTGALPGGWSWTDHDGGVPDADDTSAALLALAALAPNSPDAQQAAAAGIQWLLRLQNADGGLPTFCRGCNRLPFDRSCPDITAHALRALAAWSDRMRPHLRRAIRRARRQALEYLRLTQTAEGAWIPLWFGHPAAPDHANRTIGTAMVLTALATEPESSPTEMLRDRAAAYLERTQRPDGGWGADRDQPPSVEETAWALTALAMIPRCPEDCLSRGLAWLEAKWTHDLPRPTPVGLYFSRLWYSERLYPLLFSLRATIALGARQETLPSPPARQTPGLASTLPIETR